From a region of the uncultured Draconibacterium sp. genome:
- a CDS encoding LytTR family DNA-binding domain-containing protein, which yields MKILIVEDEPLAAAQLAAHISALKPEANIVAVCDTVKATVEWLQNNEAPELAFFDIQLGDGLSFEIFEQTNFNHPVIFTTAYDDYAIRAFKVNSVDYLLKPIEREELKKALDKFEQLAKPATSSFTPDVLHEMVASLKKKNYKERFLVRVGTHLRVIETADVLYFYSFEKGTYAKLSDGKDYLLDQSLELVEAMVDPNLFFRINRKYLVALKSISDVIAYSNSRLKLKVQHANDGDFLVAREKVKSFKSWLEGGV from the coding sequence ATGAAAATACTGATAGTAGAAGACGAACCATTGGCAGCGGCACAGCTGGCTGCTCATATTTCTGCCTTAAAACCGGAAGCAAATATTGTGGCTGTTTGCGACACAGTAAAAGCTACGGTTGAATGGTTGCAAAACAACGAAGCGCCTGAGCTGGCATTTTTTGATATTCAGCTGGGCGACGGACTGAGTTTTGAAATATTTGAGCAGACTAACTTTAACCATCCCGTAATTTTTACCACTGCTTACGACGATTATGCCATTCGTGCTTTTAAAGTGAACAGTGTGGATTATTTATTAAAACCCATTGAACGCGAAGAGCTAAAAAAGGCACTCGATAAGTTTGAGCAACTGGCTAAACCGGCAACTTCTTCTTTTACTCCTGATGTGCTACACGAAATGGTGGCTTCGCTGAAAAAGAAAAACTATAAAGAGCGTTTTTTGGTAAGAGTGGGTACGCATCTTCGGGTAATTGAGACTGCCGATGTGCTGTATTTCTACAGTTTTGAGAAAGGTACTTACGCCAAACTTTCGGACGGTAAAGATTATCTGCTCGACCAGAGCCTGGAGCTGGTGGAAGCGATGGTTGATCCGAACCTGTTTTTCCGTATTAACCGCAAATACCTGGTGGCTTTAAAAAGTATCAGCGATGTGATTGCCTACAGTAATTCGCGTTTAAAACTAAAGGTGCAACATGCGAATGATGGTGATTTCCTCGTGGCCCGCGAAAAAGTAAAAAGCTTTAAGAGTTGGCTCGAAGGCGGGGTTTAG
- a CDS encoding two-component regulator propeller domain-containing protein has translation MKTSNFILLILISMIIMSCEKENPDVTSLQWTKYSTNDGLPNINIHAIAVGSSDDIWIGTDYGASKFDGDTWTNYSDFNGSLKVLAIAIDKNGVKWFGTYGGGVASLDGTNWTYYKNDENSSNSIVNNYIYSIAIDSEGNKWFGTIRGVSKFDGENWTSYNTNNGLAENNVFSIAIDSEGNKWFGTNGGVSKFDNNNWTTYSYNADNPGEGIAGNGVMSIVIDNNGNKWFGTWGGLSEFDDSNWTKHDTETEWLVAGSPIFSTNIDTEGNLWLGSNGWGISIFDGTNWTTYEKADELKIDPVNAIAIDSKGNKWFGTNTGLLKLTGNN, from the coding sequence ATGAAAACTTCCAACTTTATTTTACTGATTCTCATTTCAATGATTATAATGTCATGTGAAAAAGAAAACCCAGATGTAACTTCTTTACAATGGACAAAGTATTCAACCAATGATGGACTTCCAAATATCAATATTCATGCTATTGCTGTTGGTTCTTCAGATGATATTTGGATAGGTACTGATTATGGAGCATCAAAATTTGATGGAGATACATGGACTAATTATTCCGATTTCAATGGTAGTTTAAAAGTTTTGGCTATTGCAATTGATAAAAATGGAGTTAAATGGTTTGGAACTTATGGAGGAGGTGTTGCGAGTTTAGATGGAACAAACTGGACATATTATAAAAATGATGAAAATTCATCGAATAGTATTGTAAACAATTATATCTATTCAATTGCGATAGATTCAGAAGGCAATAAATGGTTTGGAACAATTAGAGGTGTTTCAAAATTTGATGGAGAGAATTGGACATCTTACAATACGAACAATGGGTTGGCAGAAAATAATGTTTTTTCAATTGCGATAGATTCAGAAGGCAATAAATGGTTTGGAACGAACGGAGGTGTTTCAAAGTTTGATAATAATAACTGGACTACCTATAGTTATAATGCAGATAATCCCGGTGAAGGAATAGCAGGTAACGGTGTAATGTCAATAGTTATAGATAATAATGGAAACAAGTGGTTTGGAACCTGGGGCGGTTTATCGGAGTTTGATGACTCAAATTGGACAAAACATGATACGGAGACAGAATGGTTGGTTGCGGGCTCACCAATTTTTTCGACAAATATTGATACCGAAGGAAACCTTTGGTTGGGTTCAAACGGATGGGGTATTTCAATTTTTGATGGAACAAACTGGACTACTTATGAAAAGGCTGATGAATTAAAAATTGACCCTGTTAATGCAATTGCTATCGATTCAAAGGGGAATAAATGGTTTGGAACTAATACTGGCTTGCTTAAATTGACAGGTAATAATTAG
- a CDS encoding carbon-nitrogen hydrolase produces MSKLKVGIIQQKRSGNKEENTQNSIMAIKKCAEMGAELVVLQELHASLYFCQVEDVDLFDLAEPIPGKDTEIFAAAAKENNVVLVTSLFEKRAAGLYHNTAVVFEKDGSIAGKYRKMHIPDDPGFYEKFYFTPGDMGFEPINTSVGRLGLLVCWDQWYPEGARLMALAGAEMLIYPTAIGWDPADDDDEKARQLDAWIISQRGHAVANGLPVISVNRTGFEPDATGMGNGIEFWGNSFVAGPQGEFIKQLSAHDEEIEVVEIDRKRTEDVRRIWPFLRDRRIDAYNDLLKRYRD; encoded by the coding sequence ATGAGCAAATTGAAAGTAGGTATCATTCAGCAGAAACGTTCGGGGAACAAAGAAGAAAACACACAAAACAGTATAATGGCCATTAAAAAATGTGCCGAAATGGGAGCTGAATTGGTGGTGTTGCAGGAGCTGCATGCCAGTCTTTATTTTTGTCAGGTTGAAGATGTTGACCTTTTTGATCTGGCAGAACCGATTCCCGGAAAAGATACCGAAATATTTGCTGCAGCGGCTAAAGAGAATAACGTTGTGTTGGTCACTTCGCTTTTCGAGAAACGTGCTGCCGGCCTGTACCACAATACTGCCGTGGTTTTTGAAAAAGACGGATCGATAGCAGGGAAATACCGCAAAATGCACATTCCTGACGATCCCGGGTTTTACGAAAAATTCTACTTCACTCCCGGCGATATGGGTTTTGAACCCATCAACACTTCTGTTGGGCGGCTTGGTTTGCTGGTTTGCTGGGATCAGTGGTATCCCGAAGGAGCGCGTTTAATGGCATTGGCCGGAGCAGAAATGCTTATCTATCCTACGGCTATTGGCTGGGACCCTGCAGATGACGACGATGAAAAAGCCCGCCAGCTGGATGCGTGGATCATTTCGCAACGCGGACATGCTGTGGCCAACGGCCTGCCCGTAATAAGTGTTAACCGTACCGGATTTGAACCCGATGCTACCGGAATGGGAAATGGTATTGAGTTTTGGGGGAATTCGTTTGTTGCAGGTCCGCAAGGCGAATTTATTAAACAGCTGTCGGCACACGACGAGGAAATAGAAGTGGTAGAAATAGATCGGAAACGCACCGAAGATGTGCGCCGTATCTGGCCTTTCCTCCGCGATCGACGCATAGATGCCTACAACGATCTTTTGAAACGTTACCGCGATTAA